A window from Drosophila nasuta strain 15112-1781.00 chromosome 3, ASM2355853v1, whole genome shotgun sequence encodes these proteins:
- the LOC132792496 gene encoding thioredoxin reductase 2, mitochondrial: MLHLKLLKKSSALSNCKFLVRSTSSVTKPKYDYDLVVLGGGSGGLACAKEAVEYGARVLCLDYVKPTPVGTTWGIGGTCVNVGCIPKKLMHQACLLGEAVHEAVAYGWNVNAQNIKPDWKKLIKSVQNHIKSVNWVTRVDLRDKKVEYVNSMGSFVDAHTIDYKTKQGERRQLTAEHVVVAVGGRPRYPSIPGATQFGITSDDIFSYEKEPGRTLVVGAGYVGLECACFLKGLGYEPTVMVRSIVLRGFDRQMSELVAAMMSERGIRFVDTSIPTAVERMPNGCLLVKHLNTATEQEGSDVYDTVLWAIGRKGLIDDLNLQAAGVATKNDKIVVDHTEATNVPHIYAVGDIIYGRPELTPVAILSGRLLARRLFAGSTQLMDYTDVATTVFTPLEYACVGMSEEMAIESRGAENIEVFHGYYKPTEFFIPQKSVRHCYLKAVAEVTGDQKILGLHYLGPVAGEVIQGFAAALKSGLTVKTLLNTVGIHPTTAEEFTRLSITKRSGRDPTPASCCS, encoded by the coding sequence ATGTTGCATCTCAAGTTGCTCAAGAAGTCATCAGCACTGTCGAATTGCAAATTTCTCGTCCGCTCCACGAGCAGTGTGACCAAGCCGAAGTACGACTACGATCTGGTGGTGCTGGGCGGTGGCTCTGGTGGCCTAGCCTGTGCCAAGGAAGCTGTGGAATATGGCGCCAGAGTACTTTGCTTAGACTATGTGAAGCCCACGCCTGTGGGCACCACTTGGGGCATTGGAGGCACCTGTGTCAATGTGGGTTGCATACCCAAGAAGCTGATGCATCAGGCCTGTCTATTGGGTGAGGCGGTGCACGAAGCTGTAGCCTATGGCTGGAATGTGAATGCACAGAATATTAAACCCGATTGGAAGAAACTGATCAAATCGGTGCAGAATCACATCAAGTCCGTGAATTGGGTGACGCGTGTTGATTTGCGGGACAAGAAAGTAGAGTATGTGAATTCGATGGGCAGCTTTGTCGATGCCCACACCATCGACTACAAAACGAAGCAAGGCGAACGCAGACAACTGACAGCAGAGCATGTTGTGGTCGCTGTCGGAGGACGACCTCGTTATCCCTCGATACCCGGAGCTACACAGTTTGGCATTACCAGCGATGACATTTTCAGCTATGAGAAGGAACCGGGACGCACTTTAGTCGTTGGTGCCGGTTATGTGGGACTGGAGTGTGCTTGCTTCCTCAAAGGACTCGGCTATGAACCCACGGTCATGGTGCGCTCGATTGTGTTGCGTGGCTTTGATCGCCAAATGTCCGAGCTGGTCGCCGCCATGATGTCGGAGCGTGGCATTCGCTTTGTGGACACCTCAATTCCCACGGCCGTGGAGCGAATGCCCAATGGCTGTCTTTTGGTGAAGCATCTCAATACAGCCACCGAACAAGAAGGCAGCGATGTCTATGACACTGTCTTGTGGGCCATTGGTCGCAAGGGACTCATCGATGATCTCAATCTGCAGGCAGCGGGCGTGGCTACCAAGAATGACAAGATCGTTGTCGATCACACAGAGGCCACAAATGTGCCGCATATTTATGCTGTGGGCGATATTATCTATGGCAGACCTGAACTCACGCCAGTTGCCATTCTCTCAGGTCGTCTGCTCGCTCGACGTCTCTTCGCCGGCTCCACGCAGTTGATGGACTACACCGATGTGGCCACCACAGTTTTTACTCCGCTTGAGTACGCCTGCGTGGGAATGTCTGAGGAGATGGCCATTGAATCGCGTGGTGCGGAGAACATTGAGGTATTTCATGGTTATTACAAACCCACAGAGTTCTTTATACCCCAGAAGAGTGTGCGTCATTGTTATTTGAAAGCTGTGGCTGAAGTCACGGGTGATCAGAAGATCTTGGGCTTACATTATTTGGGCCCCGTTGCAGGAGAGGTGATTCAGggttttgctgctgcacttaAATCGGGACTGACAGTGAAAACCTTGCTGAATACTGTTGGCATTCATCCAACAACAGCCGAAGAATTCACTAGACTGTCGATAACTAAACGTTCGGGTCGAGATCCGACTCCAGCATCGTGTTGCAGTTAA